The genome window ACACATCATTGCCATCATTTGgatgctctataattattatacttactcTCTGTGTCTCGATAGGTGTTGCAAGTACTAGTACAGACCTATGAACAGCTCAATTCCCCAGACTACATCAGTGTGTGTCAGGTAAGGCCACCTCACTAGTGAGCACAACCTCACGTTTATTGTCTCTCCCAGTGCTATATCTTCCTGGACAATCCTCAGAGCACTGCTCAGGTCCTGGAGACGCTGGCCAGGGGGTCCAAGGTAGGGTCAATCACACAATACTGGGGGTCCATTTACGGTTACGATTGTCTGTCCCACCCGTAGGATGATGCGTTGGTGGCGTATCAGATAGCCTTTGACCTCTACGAGAGTGCAACGCAGGACTTTTTGAGAAAGGTACAAGAAGCTATACGAGGATCAatgccagccccaccccctgccCCACCCACCACTGAGAAGGCTGCCATTCTTGCAACTCCTGTACAGGAAACAGGTGAGCGAATGTTGTCCTGCGTTGATTTTAGTTTCTGTGCACTTTTTAGACTCCTTAGAATGCAACTGTGTGGCTTCATACAGggttcaaaataattataataccataattttatagcGGGGTAATTTTCAAGGGTCTAAAATTGCGAATTTTTGCAAATCTTTCATGTATaatattttcgaggatagcaGTTTTTTTTAGCGGACTTGTATATTGAACATGCATTTTCACGGTTGAAATTTTCGCGGCTTGGTGAAATTTGCAAAAATATTagccctcgaaaattaccagctatacggtatcaggAGTCCATGATAATATGCATGACAGTTAGAATGGCAGCTGCACACATTTCCTTGTGTACAGGTGAGGCCACAACCTCCGCTGAAGTGGGACAAGTCACCGAGAGTGAAGCCATGGAAACAGAGCAATCAACTAATCCCGAACCTCCAACAAAGTCACATGACCAGTCAGGTGAACTGGATCCAGAGTGGGTAGGGCATTTGAAGTCAGTGGACAGGATATTGGGAGGAGAGATGACCGTCCGTTTTCACCAAGAGTTTCTTATTCGAAACAACCACACCGACCTCCAGATACTCAAGAACATAAAGGTATCGACTACCTGAACCGGTTGAGTTTGTGATACACAATTGTACGTACATTTTTGGCAGCTTTCCGAGGCTTGACAAATGAATACACAATAtgctgtatgtacatatacgtTTACACTgtattacacacacactcatattAACTACACCCACTCCATTAGGAGGTGAGCCGCCACTCCATTGTACACAATGCGACTGTCATTGCCAACGGTCTGATGCACTTTGGTACAACGAGTGACGTGTTCCTGAGAGAGAACCTGGACTGGCTCAAGCAAGCCTCCAATTGGGCCAAGTTCACAGCCACAGCCAGTCTGGGACTGATTCACTATGTAAGCTTGATTCCATCCAGCCTCTTGTAGACTATACAAAAAATGtactgcacatgtacgtataatagcCTTTGTAAAATTGGCCTGCTTGGGAGGTAATTGAATTCTAGATGCTTTGCTTCAGAATTGCTGCTTCAACTTTTTGTGCAGTATAAttaaagctagctagtattATCACTTACGTACCCCTTAGTCACTGTATGCAAAATCATCATTTGGCAGGGTCACGAGAAGGAAGCTCTCAACCTGATGGCATCGTATTTGCCCAGAGACTCGAGTGGGAGTAGCCCTTACGCTGAAGGGGGTGGTCTCTATGCTATTGGTGAGTGGCCTCTCCAATCATGGTTGTTAGAAGAGTTGATCACATGTGATGTTTACTCTACTGCAGGTCTCATTCACGCCAACCATGGCCTCAACATGATGGACTATCTCTCCAAAGAGCTCAGAAATACGAGTGAAGTGAGTTAGGACATGGCTATTGGTGACGCATCCATGTACACCTGCTAGCCTATGGTTGACTGCACTTGTTCTCACTCACTCAGGTGGTCCGTCATGGAGGCTGTCTCGGTCTAGGACTGGCAGCCATGGGAACTGCTAACTTAGGTATGTGTCAGAATGTGAAAATTTATAATTGTGtgtttgtacataattatacgcttTATATGGGATTGTACAAACTGCTTCTTTACCCCGCCCCCCTCTATAGATGCGTACGAGCAGTTGAAGGAGAATCTGATGACTCGTGATGATGCTGTGATTGGAGAGGCAGCTGGTCTGGCAATGGGACTGGTCATGATAGGCACTCGCAACGAAATGGCCATAGAGGACATGGTCAATGTaagcaagtgtgtgtgtgtgggtgtgtgggtgtgtgtgggtgtatatcGTCCTCTAATGAATAATTAAACGTCGAGATCTGTATTATGTTCACTGCAGTATGCTCGAGACACTCAACACGAGAAGATACAACGTGGTCTGTCACTGGGAGTAGCTATGGTAAGGGAGTCAGTATCTCTCTGCCATGCTTTAGTGGCTGGAGCTTTAGACATTTGTATTCAAAGTTAATAAGTCTAAGTGTTTAGCTGTTTACCTTATCCTCTCTGATATTCAACCGACTCCTCCCCTCCCTATAGTTGATGTACGGTCAGCTGGAGGAGGCAGACTCCATGATAGAGGACCTATGTAGGGACAAGGACCCTCTCCTACGACGTTGTGGAATGTTCACCATAGCCATGGCTTACTGTGGCTCTGGTAACAACAAGGCCATTAGGAAACTCCTTCATGTGGCAGTGAGTTGAACAGCTAACACACAAGTAACACTGCTTTCAAACCTTCATGCATGTGTAACCACATGTATACAATATCCTTATGCCCAACCTCAGGTTAGTGACGTTGACGATAATGTGCGAAGAACAGCTGTAACTTGTCTGGGCTTTATCCTCTTCAGGTAACCAATCTCTGTGCCCCCCCCTCTCCTATAGAACCACACTgaccctccccctccccccagatCTCCTGAGCATTGCCCCCACGTGGTCTCGCTCCTCTCTGAGAGCTTCAATCCTCACGTCAGGGCGGGGTCAGCACTGGCCCTGGGCATTGCCTGTGCTAGCAGTGGCAACAAGGAGGCTCTCTCCCTCATAGAACCCATGCTCTCAGACTCTGTGCCATTTGTACAACAGGTGAGTGAATGGTATCAtcttacatgtgtacatgtagtttagcGGAATTGTACACCACAACATTTAGTGTTCTATCCACAACCCTAATTTTCTGGTTGcctataattaaattaaagtACCAAGTACATGCTATTGTATCTAGCACTGCTCCTCCACAGTCTGCTCTGGTGGCCTCAGCAATGATCCTCATCCAACACACTCCCGTCATGAGTTCAAAGGTCACCTTCTACAAGCAGCACTATGCCAAGGTGGTCTCCGACAAGCACGAGCACAATCTCGTCAAACTGGGCGCAGTCATAGCTCAAGGAATTATCAACGCTGGCGGCTGCAATGTCACTATATCACTGCAGTCTCGGACAGGTCACATGAGCATGAGGACGGCCGTGGGTCTGATGGTGTTCTCCCAGTTCTGGTTCTGGTACCCACTCAGTTTGTTCCTGTCTCTGGCCCTCACCCCCACGGCCATTATTGGTCTCAACGCTGACCTCAAGGTGATTACAACATGCACCACTAGAGCTAGACCCTCTGATTAAAGTGTGCTAGCATGCACACAACTTGTGTATCAATTTCAACTAGTACTTGTATCTATAGTTTATGCTGTGTTTTGTATTTATGTTTTCTCATGGGTCATTAGTTTTTGCTGATCTATTTAACTAAGCCAGTGTTAAACCATTTATCCATCGTATAGATGCCCAAGCTGGAGTTCCGGTCGAGTATGAAGCCGTCCATGTATGCCTATCCTGCACCTCTGGAGAAGGAGAAGGAAAAGTTCAAAGAAAAGGTAAGTGGAAGGATTATATTGCTCCTTCCAGTACATGTACGAATGTGTTACGGATATAGTAGACTAGctattatacatgtgcatgtagttgTTGCCTTATTAGGTATGGAGGATCAAATATCTGTTGTCTCCTCACgtctgttgtgtgttgtgttacCCTGTGCGTACTCAGTCACGTACGCGTGCTCGGAGGCTcgctatacacatgtacatgtacatacaagtgGTGACCCTCTAATTGTTTGCACACTACCTAGCGGATGTTTGTAGAGGATCGGTTGAACTCGGTTCATTCCTTCAGCCCCCCACTCTCATTGTTGTACTAAAGTCCACTAATTAAGAGATCTTATCTCGCCACATTATCTATTATTGTTGGGGCATTTTCATCATTTTTGGTTCACATAATCGTGCTCTTTAATGTATTTCTATCCTCTCTGAATGTGTTCATTCGTTACCTCCTCTTACGTAACAGGCCACACATTACACCTCCTTGTATCACCACTGTGCAGGTGGAGGCAGCCGTGTTGTCTGTCACAGCCAAAGCCAAGGCCAAGTTACAGAAGAAGGCAGCTGCTAGagctgtctctgtctctgAAGAGGCCATGGACACGGTTAGTGGTGGAGGGGGGCAAAGGGTCTGTGTGACTATGTTGCCTGataatttattatgcctcggtgcgcatgcgcaagcgaggtatacggtagtgtgtttgtgtgtctgtgtgtgtgtagaccgctacagctgctcaaggatgaatcaagtgcaagtaagagtttctataggcttctagtcatgtttacttggattttaattcgtggatttgcaaaataatgcttcgttctcgagttatgcctagttttgcttacttggaatgccattgcagccttttcagaagagtccgtagcaaaacttgttcaccgagtgttactactctacttagtagttagctctgcactagaacactagctattggtagctgcaagagtgagcagagagctgcaaggctctgctcacttgcagccattaattttagacttgaacttttggcatcgatcgtttttaacaacaatcatggttgatcattacccactattcgcaTGCAGAAAATTCatcataatcaatgtgtgtataaaagctagctattagtagttttatgttatgtagctttggcacctccaccgaggcatcagcacccgcggtgctttcattaattcTGGTTATTAATTGTGACCCCACCCACCTCTACACACATGTGTGATAGGACAAGCCGCCCACGTCTTCTTCAGAGGTAAAGATGGACACTGCTGagactgctgagtcagcagcaACTGCAGAGAAGGTAGAAAAAGTGGAGACTGTAAAGGAAGAAAAGACGGTTGAGGCACCAAAAGATGAAAAGATGGACACTGGTGAAGTGAAGGAAAAGAAGGCGGAGCCTGAGCCGGACTTTCAGATGCTCTCTAACCCAGCTAGAGTGCTCCCACAGCAGGTGAGGGGGTGTGACATGAGGGGGTGTGGCACATACTGTATACGAACGATTAATTCAGTACGAGGTAAATTCTAAAATAAGttaaatatatatagttatgtcTAGATCTGCTCTGATGATAGTATAGACGTGTGTACCATTCCACAAGGGGGGGGGAGGGCATGAGAATGGACTGCGTACTGGGTGGTCATCTATGAGCTTGCGTGTAGTTCATGTGTGGTAGAGACATTGCATGATGTTTTAATGGTCACTCTGAGTGGTTCTTAAAACATGAATGTCTGTTTGAGaatgtggagtgtgtgtgtgcgtgtggtagCTTTTTAGACTGTATGTCTTTGTTTGTTATGCTTACCTGACCACCCGCTAAAATCgctatgcataattatgttctggcTGATTGGTTTGTCTCTGTGTGCACAGTGCGGCTTAATGCATCACACTGCTTACTCAATAGTCAGCTtgtgctgtactgtacactcatGTAATAATTGGGAGGAAATTGTAAATTGTAGGAAATAGCCTGTTTCCATTTCTCAATGATTGAACGGGAAGTTCCTAATATGCCATTGCCCCTCTCCAAACCACATGAGAGAATCACTAACGGATGTTTGACTATAACCTGCTCATTAGTCCATTGTGGAGTGTTTATGCTCCCAAACTGACTTCACTGTCAATATTTCCTGATACTTCTGTTTCCTGCTTGGGGTAATATGAAAATGTCTTGTTTTGCTTCCAATGGCTTTGTagtacagtgcacacacacacccccccccccacacacacacatacccctcccacacacacacacacacacacacacacacacacacacagttgaaAGTCCTCTCTCTTGAAGAGTCCAGTCGCTACAAACCCCTCAAACCGGTAAGTGTCTGATTGCCCCAAAACTATCACTGCACATGTATTGTATTAGCTCTACCTCTTAAAATTCCAACGACAGCGTTTTGGTTGGTTCCACGGAATATAAATAGCCACACCCTCCTTTCTCTTTGTGTGTGTCCAGGTCTCCCTCCACTTTCACCACCATTGGGGAGTGGAGaaagcacaataattattccctgACAATTTGTAATTGTCAGTAGGGACCTCTGTTTTCTATTGGGAGTGTGTAGAAACCATAACTTTGTCAGTTTTTAAATTGATCAATTTTCTGCCTCATGGTTTGCCGACTGTTTCAAAGAAAGACACTGTCCATGGCTACCTTCTTGTTCTGTTCTGTGTAGTGGGTACATCAGACAAGCATGTCTTTGACAGTTGATGCTGTCAATTCTCAAAAAAATGTTGATATGGTGTTTGCTTTTTTTGACACTGTCTGTGTGATGGGATGGTCCAGAATAATTGAAACTCTATACAGTTGTGTTTCACTGACATCAACTAACTTGATGAGCTCACTCTCTGAGCGTAAAATCACTTTAATTTGTGCTAATTGAGAAATACATAATTACGGCAATTTTCTAATCAAGCAGCTGCTCAGTTAATACAGTGGTACCAACTGAGCTCACTGTCGGAGTCAAATCAATATCTAATACATTGTAGTTGCTGGCCATATAATAGTcactcctataattattggttcaCTTTTGACTAGTTTTCTATCTCTCtgtctccccccccccccccagatgtctgtggggggtatcatCATGCTCCGAGATGGCAGTGATGGGACCTCCCCCGAGGAACTCATTGCACCTATCAAAGGTGAGATGTGCACTCCTCTCAATGTGTGATAGACTGTGTAATTACTACTAATTATTGTGTCGTAGCTGTAGTGTTACCATGGTAACAAAACATAGTCGTCGCCTTTGCAAATATTTTCTTAGCTCCTCATGAATTAGCTTGACGCATTCCTCCTGCAGCTTCTCAAAGGCATATAAGTATTTTAGCATTTGTGACCGTGATTGAAATGCATGTCTGTGTGTAGTTTATAGACAGATGAATTTCTTGCGTCCAACATTCCTAGACATGTTATTGAGTGTACAAGTTGTGTGACGGTACAGTGTGAATAGTGTTAGCAGGTGGTGTGCAGTGGACCTGCCACGCCCTTCTTTCCCGTtaccagctacatgtacatgtaggatgaTTTTAGTTATTTTGTCATTATATATGGCTTAATTCAATAAGAAATGCATCACACCTATTTCACACTTTATGCATTGGTGGTCAAAGCCATTGCCTTAAGCCACCAGCTCAGTCCTCATACACTTatcccacacccacccacacacactcacgcccCCTCTAATTCCTACGCTTatcccacacccacacacacgcccctcTAGTCCCGCTACCAGGCCAGGGATCAGACGAAGACGAGCCTAAACCACCAGAGCCTTTTGAGTGGACGGGGGACGATTGACCTACGAACCCTGATAGGAATACTATAGCCTAGTACGTGACTCACGTATTTACAGTATTATGATGTACGtgtacaagtgcatgtatgtgtacaagtgcatgtacgtgtaatTAGGGTTTATTTTATCAATCACCTTATATTAAATAAATAAATTTCTTTTGGTTGTGATCAAATTGCGCACGTCCGCCACTCCCTAAGAGCTAATTTAGTTGAGGGTTTAATAAACTAGATTATCTTTTTAGGCCTGTTTTGTTGACGTAGCATCGCCCCCAGTAACCAGATCTGTGGGAACGGACCACTCTTAGAGACATGATTTGTACACTCACACTTTTGGTTCTGCAAGGCGGTGGAAATGTTGAGTCAACACACTCCTTCTACTGTCATGTGACCCGAGTGATTTAATACTGCGCTAATTTATTGCTATGAGACAACGTATATCCCATGTCCATTTTTAGTAATTTCTAGGTGACGGTTATATAATTGTGTGTAATTGTTGTGGCCTCCCACATTGCTTGCTTTTTTCACATCCGTGTGTCTGGCTGATTTTAGTGGCTATGTAAACTGTGAAATAGTATTCCAATGAGTGAGTAGTCATAACAAGACACGGCTATGCCTCTCGGTAATCCACTCCAAGTCATTTGATCACTATTAGAATTGGATGCCGTAGTCCAGTTCTTGGTATTAATTGTGTATCAATGGCGGTTCACATTATCGTGATGTCATTGAACATGTAAAATGTTGTTTTCGGCCAACGCTTCCTCTTATCCGCCCACACATATCAACATCCTTTATTACATAACTTGAATATGAATTCAATTAAAGAATGTTAAACAAACAATAATCCAGCCTGTGCAAGATTCATGATGCACTGTCTGGGGAGCTCGCTATAAATAGAGCGGCTGCTTAAATAAAACAGTTCATCAGTTACACTCAAGACAACGATTACATCAAAAGAAGTAACATTTTCCAGCTGTCATCCATCCCTCACCTCACCTGTAGTAAAGCAATGGAGCAAATAATCGCTCTTATCCTGTGCACATCACTCGCCCTTCTCGTACCAAATGGTGAGACAAGTGTCTGCATTGTGATATTATATTAGTCAGCCGTGTAATTCTTTCTATGTAATGAAATGTACGATAGTCATGTTATTTCATCCGCAGTGTCAGCGGCTGCGATACCTGGTTTCAACGAGTGTATGGTTAATGGGCGATTCTATGAGATCGGAGAATCTTTCCACCCGATAGTTACTGTCCGGGGACGTGAATACGAGGGTGTCTGCTATAACTGCACCTGTCTACCGGTGAGCGATGTCATGTAATGCAGCAGTATTTTACTGGCCGA of Halichondria panicea chromosome 9, odHalPani1.1, whole genome shotgun sequence contains these proteins:
- the LOC135340624 gene encoding 26S proteasome non-ATPase regulatory subunit 1-like isoform X2; this translates as MAVGASLTSAAGILSLLKESEDEIKAFALKRLDQLVDVFWAEIAESISGIEELSERKDFVERELACLVASKVFYHLGSFEDSLNFALGAGPQFDVNGTSEYIETIISQCIDRYTELKVKQFDGLLEEGREIDPRLETIVDRMFVRCLADKRYNQAVGISFETRRIDILEQVIRRADDTEGVLAYCLKVALSLTSSRRFRNEVLQVLVQTYEQLNSPDYISVCQCYIFLDNPQSTAQVLETLARGSKDDALVAYQIAFDLYESATQDFLRKVQEAIRGSMPAPPPAPPTTEKAAILATPVQETGEATTSAEVGQVTESEAMETEQSTNPEPPTKSHDQSGELDPEWVGHLKSVDRILGGEMTVRFHQEFLIRNNHTDLQILKNIKEVSRHSIVHNATVIANGLMHFGTTSDVFLRENLDWLKQASNWAKFTATASLGLIHYGHEKEALNLMASYLPRDSSGSSPYAEGGGLYAIGLIHANHGLNMMDYLSKELRNTSEVVRHGGCLGLGLAAMGTANLDAYEQLKENLMTRDDAVIGEAAGLAMGLVMIGTRNEMAIEDMVNYARDTQHEKIQRGLSLGVAMLMYGQLEEADSMIEDLCRDKDPLLRRCGMFTIAMAYCGSGNNKAIRKLLHVAVSDVDDNVRRTAVTCLGFILFRSPEHCPHVVSLLSESFNPHVRAGSALALGIACASSGNKEALSLIEPMLSDSVPFVQQSALVASAMILIQHTPVMSSKVTFYKQHYAKVVSDKHEHNLVKLGAVIAQGIINAGGCNVTISLQSRTGHMSMRTAVGLMVFSQFWFWYPLSLFLSLALTPTAIIGLNADLKMPKLEFRSSMKPSMYAYPAPLEKEKEKFKEKVEAAVLSVTAKAKAKLQKKAAARAVSVSEEAMDTDKPPTSSSEVKMDTAETAESAATAEKVEKVETVKEEKTVEAPKDEKMDTGEVKEKKAEPEPDFQMLSNPARVLPQQLKVLSLEESSRYKPLKPMSVGGIIMLRDGSDGTSPEELIAPIKVPLPATCTCRMILVILSLYMA
- the LOC135340624 gene encoding 26S proteasome non-ATPase regulatory subunit 1-like isoform X1, which translates into the protein MAVGASLTSAAGILSLLKESEDEIKAFALKRLDQLVDVFWAEIAESISGIEELSERKDFVERELACLVASKVFYHLGSFEDSLNFALGAGPQFDVNGTSEYIETIISQCIDRYTELKVKQFDGLLEEGREIDPRLETIVDRMFVRCLADKRYNQAVGISFETRRIDILEQVIRRADDTEGVLAYCLKVALSLTSSRRFRNEVLQVLVQTYEQLNSPDYISVCQCYIFLDNPQSTAQVLETLARGSKDDALVAYQIAFDLYESATQDFLRKVQEAIRGSMPAPPPAPPTTEKAAILATPVQETGEATTSAEVGQVTESEAMETEQSTNPEPPTKSHDQSGELDPEWVGHLKSVDRILGGEMTVRFHQEFLIRNNHTDLQILKNIKEVSRHSIVHNATVIANGLMHFGTTSDVFLRENLDWLKQASNWAKFTATASLGLIHYGHEKEALNLMASYLPRDSSGSSPYAEGGGLYAIGLIHANHGLNMMDYLSKELRNTSEVVRHGGCLGLGLAAMGTANLDAYEQLKENLMTRDDAVIGEAAGLAMGLVMIGTRNEMAIEDMVNYARDTQHEKIQRGLSLGVAMLMYGQLEEADSMIEDLCRDKDPLLRRCGMFTIAMAYCGSGNNKAIRKLLHVAVSDVDDNVRRTAVTCLGFILFRSPEHCPHVVSLLSESFNPHVRAGSALALGIACASSGNKEALSLIEPMLSDSVPFVQQSALVASAMILIQHTPVMSSKVTFYKQHYAKVVSDKHEHNLVKLGAVIAQGIINAGGCNVTISLQSRTGHMSMRTAVGLMVFSQFWFWYPLSLFLSLALTPTAIIGLNADLKMPKLEFRSSMKPSMYAYPAPLEKEKEKFKEKVEAAVLSVTAKAKAKLQKKAAARAVSVSEEAMDTDKPPTSSSEVKMDTAETAESAATAEKVEKVETVKEEKTVEAPKDEKMDTGEVKEKKAEPEPDFQMLSNPARVLPQQLKVLSLEESSRYKPLKPMSVGGIIMLRDGSDGTSPEELIAPIKVPLPGQGSDEDEPKPPEPFEWTGDD